From the Psychrobacillus sp. FSL K6-4046 genome, one window contains:
- the ribF gene encoding riboflavin biosynthesis protein RibF: MNVYHLSYPNHLYNMKNNEEFSLAIGFFDGVHLGHRAVIQEALDKGNEMNLKTAVMTFDPHPSLVLGGRKEQVFYITPLEQKIDILEQMNVDTLFVVRFTSDFAKLTPVEFIESFIKRANVKHVTAGFDFSFGAFGKGTMKDMADLSAGDYSVSVVGKQEMEGDKISSTRIRGALKEGNVEDAKELLGRPFMLTGVVVHGDKRGRTIDFPTANIQPKEGQFIPAIGVYAVKIRVQEQWYEGVCNVGYKPTFNNPDEKKLSIEVHIINFDQSIYGEEVAVHWYKRIRAEQKFSGIVELKEQIGKDKQVAIDYFKL, from the coding sequence ATGAACGTTTATCATTTATCTTATCCAAACCATTTATATAACATGAAGAACAATGAAGAATTTTCCCTAGCAATCGGCTTTTTTGATGGTGTTCATTTAGGTCATCGAGCTGTCATTCAAGAAGCCTTGGACAAAGGGAATGAAATGAATCTAAAAACAGCTGTAATGACATTTGATCCACATCCTTCTCTTGTTTTAGGTGGAAGGAAGGAACAGGTATTTTATATAACTCCCTTGGAGCAGAAAATTGATATTCTGGAACAAATGAACGTAGATACACTGTTTGTAGTGAGATTTACATCTGACTTTGCAAAGCTAACCCCAGTTGAATTTATAGAATCTTTCATTAAACGAGCTAATGTAAAGCATGTTACAGCTGGCTTTGATTTTTCTTTTGGTGCTTTTGGTAAAGGGACAATGAAGGATATGGCGGATCTTTCTGCTGGAGACTACTCTGTTTCTGTAGTAGGTAAACAAGAAATGGAAGGCGATAAAATTAGTTCTACCAGAATACGTGGAGCACTTAAAGAAGGTAATGTGGAAGACGCAAAAGAACTTTTAGGTCGCCCATTTATGCTTACAGGCGTAGTGGTACATGGTGATAAGCGCGGAAGAACGATTGATTTCCCTACTGCTAATATTCAACCAAAAGAAGGTCAGTTTATACCGGCTATAGGTGTTTACGCAGTGAAGATACGTGTGCAGGAGCAATGGTATGAGGGAGTGTGTAATGTAGGATATAAGCCTACATTCAATAATCCGGATGAAAAAAAATTGTCTATTGAAGTACATATCATTAACTTTGACCAATCTATTTATGGTGAAGAAGTGGCAGTCCATTGGTACAAGCGCATACGTGCTGAGCAAAAATTCAGTGGAATTGTAGAGCTTAAAGAACAAATCGGCAAGGATAAGCAAGTTGCTATTGATTACTTCAAATTATAA
- the rbfA gene encoding 30S ribosome-binding factor RbfA, giving the protein MSMRANRVAEQMKKELGEIIGRKLKDPRIGFVTVTDVAVTGDLQQATIYITVLDGDRNDTLRALEKAKGFIRSEIGQRIRLRVTPELLFEFDESAAYGNRIDNLLRQINQSSNEE; this is encoded by the coding sequence ATGTCAATGCGTGCGAACCGAGTTGCCGAACAAATGAAAAAAGAGTTAGGTGAAATCATAGGACGTAAATTAAAGGATCCTCGTATAGGATTTGTAACAGTTACAGATGTAGCAGTTACAGGAGACCTACAACAAGCGACTATTTATATTACCGTACTAGATGGAGACCGTAACGATACCTTAAGAGCTTTAGAAAAAGCTAAAGGCTTCATACGTTCGGAAATAGGACAGCGTATTAGATTACGTGTAACGCCAGAATTATTATTTGAGTTTGATGAATCTGCAGCATATGGAAATCGTATCGATAATCTATTAAGACAGATTAACCAATCTTCAAATGAGGAATAA
- the truB gene encoding tRNA pseudouridine(55) synthase TruB, with protein sequence MYEGILPLWKEKGMTSHDCVFKLRKILKMKRIGHTGTLDPSVEGVLPICLGQATKVSEYIMNEGKTYVATVTIGSSTTTEDADGDVVKVDSSEKQFSIDQIKSVLQQLTGQITQTPPMYSAVKVNGKKLYEYAREGKEVERPSRQVTIHYLNLLDEDDLFSGQEISFQIEIGCSKGTYIRTLAVQIGELLGYPAHMSSLVRTASGNFTKSHCLTLQEVQEALEEGVLDNNILPIKHALAKWPSEEMDESLKKWIANGAVLELHPLLNTNDKVVFTEEGQPVAVYIKHPTKNGMMKPEKMFSSEKGV encoded by the coding sequence ATGTATGAAGGAATATTGCCTTTATGGAAAGAAAAAGGAATGACCTCACATGACTGCGTTTTTAAATTACGCAAAATATTGAAGATGAAACGGATTGGCCATACAGGAACATTAGATCCAAGTGTAGAAGGTGTATTGCCAATTTGTCTTGGTCAAGCTACTAAAGTATCCGAGTATATAATGAATGAAGGAAAAACCTATGTAGCTACTGTAACGATAGGATCATCTACAACTACTGAGGATGCAGATGGTGACGTAGTAAAGGTAGATTCAAGTGAAAAACAATTCTCTATTGATCAAATAAAAAGTGTCCTTCAACAGCTGACTGGACAGATTACTCAAACTCCTCCAATGTATTCTGCGGTTAAAGTGAATGGTAAAAAGTTATATGAATATGCCCGCGAAGGTAAAGAGGTAGAGCGACCTAGTAGACAGGTGACTATACATTATTTAAATCTTTTAGATGAAGATGATCTTTTTTCAGGTCAAGAAATTTCCTTTCAAATAGAAATTGGTTGCAGTAAAGGTACATATATACGTACACTTGCAGTACAAATAGGTGAACTTTTAGGTTATCCTGCACATATGTCTTCACTTGTTCGTACAGCATCAGGGAACTTTACTAAGTCACATTGTTTAACCCTTCAAGAGGTACAAGAAGCTTTGGAAGAGGGTGTATTGGATAACAATATATTACCTATTAAGCATGCACTCGCTAAATGGCCATCTGAAGAAATGGATGAGTCGTTAAAGAAATGGATTGCGAATGGAGCCGTCTTAGAGTTACATCCTCTCCTCAATACCAATGACAAAGTTGTTTTTACAGAGGAAGGGCAACCAGTTGCAGTTTATATTAAACATCCAACAAAAAATGGTATGATGAAACCAGAAAAAATGTTTTCATCAGAAAAAGGAGTATAA
- a CDS encoding DUF503 family protein: MIVYAECEFLIPTAHSLKEKRAVLQRMLTRTKQKFNVSVSELDHQDVWQRTKVGIVAIASDKRAVERELVMAIRFLESNPEWECIEINKEYL, translated from the coding sequence ATGATTGTCTATGCAGAGTGTGAATTTCTTATTCCTACTGCACATTCATTGAAAGAAAAAAGAGCAGTTTTACAACGTATGCTCACTAGAACCAAACAAAAATTTAATGTTTCTGTTTCAGAGTTAGATCACCAGGATGTGTGGCAACGTACCAAAGTTGGAATAGTTGCCATTGCTTCTGACAAGCGTGCGGTCGAACGCGAGCTAGTGATGGCCATTAGGTTTTTAGAATCTAACCCTGAATGGGAATGTATTGAAATCAACAAAGAATATTTATGA